A portion of the Ricinus communis isolate WT05 ecotype wild-type chromosome 10, ASM1957865v1, whole genome shotgun sequence genome contains these proteins:
- the LOC8275748 gene encoding uncharacterized protein LOC8275748, giving the protein MNTLNKICTALTIIFAVSLVVLIAEVLYVLYRRRRFHNRTGDLEFSSETSSFYPTTPSKELLYFFCWKNQTSTRIEPDAETAASDAAATAAPPTTTSDDADVDEMLKRHVLYGPSRALFTIREEEREEIETDLSSVEREENNKKKNRKKKLIRSLSSEEVSSIAIATATATDVMIAVDDTTPFSTPCASPPYYTPSPSPPRERN; this is encoded by the coding sequence ATGAACACCTTAAACAAGATATGTACAGCACTTACAATTATCTTCGCCGTTTCTCTAGTAGTTCTCATAGCCGAAGTTCTCTACGTTTTATATCGCCGAAGAAGATTTCACAACCGAACTGGTGACTTGGAATTCAGTAGCGAGACGTCGTCGTTCTATCCAACAACTCCGTCGAAAGAACTGCTCTACTTCTTCTGCTGGAAAAACCAGACCAGTACTCGCATCGAACCTGACGCAGAAACAGCAGCATCAGATGCTGCTGCTACCGCCGCTCCCCCAACGACGACATCGGATGATGCTGACGTGGACGAGATGTTAAAACGGCACGTACTGTACGGACCGTCTAGGGCTTTGTTTACGAtaagagaagaagagagagaagagatAGAGACGGATTTATCTTCTGTAGAGAGAGAAgagaataataagaaaaagaacagGAAAAAGAAGCTGATAAGGAGTCTTTCTTCAGAAGAGGTTTCATCTATTGCTATTGCTACTGCTACTGCTACTGATGTGATGATTGCTGTTGATGATACGACGCCATTTTCTACTCCTTGTGCTTCTCCTCCTTATTACACTCCGTCGCCTTCTCCTCCTCgtgaaagaaattaa
- the LOC8275745 gene encoding NDR1/HIN1-like protein 3: MAEKQAQLNGAYYGPAIPPPQSYHRPGRSGCGCGCCLLSCLLKIIITIAVVLGLAVLIFWLVVRPNKVKFHVTEANLSEFNINNNTLHYNLALNITVRNPNKKIGIYYDRIEARGKYEDQRFGSQFLTPFYQGHKNTSILTPAFQGQQLMLLSGDELTDFNEERVSGVYSIDVTLYLKIRFKIGDLKIGKFKPKIQCELKVPSNSSAVPFQRTECDWDY, encoded by the coding sequence ATGGCAGAAAAACAAGCTCAGCTGAATGGAGCCTATTACGGCCCAGCAATCCCACCGCCACAAAGCTACCATCGTCCCGGCCGATCAGGCTGTGGATGTGGCTGTTGCCTCTTGAGTTGCCTCCTCAAAATTATCATCACCATCGCAGTGGTTCTTGGCCTTGCCGTGCTCATTTTCTGGCTCGTAGTTCGTCCTAACAAAGTCAAGTTCCACGTCACAGAGGCTAATCTCTCCGAGTTCAACATCAACAACAACACTCTCCACTATAACCTGGCTCTCAACATCACAGTACGTAACCCTAACAAGAAGATTGGCATCTACTATGACAGGATAGAGGCAAGAGGGAAGTATGAGGACCAAAGGTTTGGCTCTCAATTCTTGACTCCATTTTATCAAGGACACAAGAACACTAGTATCTTGACGCCTGCATTTCAAGGACAGCAACTGATGCTTCTTTCTGGTGATGAATTGACTGACTTTAATGAAGAAAGGGTTTCTGGGGTTTACAGTATTGATGTCACGTTGTATTTGAAGATTAGATTCAAGATTGGTGACCTTAAGATTGGCAAGTTCAAGCCCAAGATTCAGTGCGAGTTGAAGGTTCCTTCCAATTCCAGTGCTGTGCCTTTTCAGAGAACCGAGTGTGATTGGGATTATTGA
- the LOC8275746 gene encoding NDR1/HIN1-like protein 1, with the protein MSAKDCGNHGHKRRKLFRRIFAGILIFLFLVLVTILIVWAVLRPSKPKFVLQDVTVFAFNASTPNYLTSNFQITFSTRNPNDKVGIYYDKLDVYATYRNQQITLRSAIPTNYQGHEEINVWSPNIYGTAVPVAPYNAASLAQDQNAGAVLMMIKMDGRVRFKVGTFVSGRYHLYVKCPAYIQFGSRTAGIIVGENSVKYSLLVSCSVSL; encoded by the coding sequence ATGTCTGCCAAAGACTGTGGAAACCACGGCCACAAGCGGCGAAAACTCTTCAGGAGAATATTCGCCGGCATACTAATCTTCCTCTTCTTAGTCCTCGTCACAATCCTCATAGTCTGGGCCGTACTCCGTCCAAGCAAACCAAAATTTGTCCTCCAGGACGTCACCGTTTTCGCCTTCAACGCTTCCACTCCCAATTACCTAACTTCCAACTTCCAAATCACATTCTCTACACGAAACCCAAACGACAAAGTGGGTATCTACTACGACAAGCTGGATGTGTACGCTACTTATCGTAACCAACAGATCACTCTCCGATCAGCAATCCCTACAAATTATCAAGGACACGAGGAAATCAATGTCTGGTCTCCTAACATCTATGGTACTGCTGTTCCTGTTGCACCGTACAACGCTGCCTCTCTAGCACAAGATCAGAACGCGGGTGCTGTTCTTATGATGATTAAAATGGATGGACGGGTGAGATTTAAAGTTGGTACTTTTGTTTCTGGACGATATCATCTGTATGTTAAATGTCCTGCTTATATCCAATTCGGTAGCAGAACTGCCGGAATTATTGTCGGTGAAAACTCCGTTAAGTATTCACTTCTAGTCAGCTGCAGTGTAAGTCTTTGA